The genomic segment GTACCGTCACCCTGGGGGTCTCCCTGTGGGACTGCTCCGACCCGGACTCGAGGGCCTGCGGGCGCAAGATCCGGGAGAAGATCCTGCGCCGGGCGGAGAGGCTCGCCCCGGTGGCCCGGGAGATCGAGAGCACCTACGGCATCCCTATCGTGAACACCCGGGTGAGCCTGACGCCCCTGGCCCTGGTGGTGCCCTCTGCCGAGAAGGAGGCGTTCTTGGAGGCGGCCCGGCAGGTGGACGCGGCGGCGGCCGAGGTGGGGGTGAACTTCGTCGGGGGCTTCACGGCCCTGGTGCCCAAGGGGGCGACGGCGGTGGACCGGGCGCTGCTGGCGGCCATTCCCCAGGCCCTCTCGACAACCGAGCGCCTGTGCGCCTCCGTGGTCGTGGCTTCCACCCGGGCGGGCATCAATCTGGACGCCTGCCGGAAGCTGGGGGAGATCCTGAAGGAAACCGCAGCCCGCACGGCCGACCGTGACGGCATCGGGTGCGCCAAGCTCGTGGTCTTCGCCAACGCCGTGGAGGACAACCCCTTCATGGCCGGGGCGTTCTACGGGCCGGGAGAGCCCGAGTCGGCGATCCTCGTGGGGGTGAGCGGCCCCGGGGCGGTGCGCCGGGCGCTGGAGGCGCTGCCGGGTGACGCGGACCTCGGCCAGGTGGCCGAGGCCATCAAGAAGACCGCCTTCAAGATCACCCGCATGGGCGAGCTCGTGGGGCGCCAGATGGCCCGCCGGCTGGGGGTGGAGTTCGGCATCCTGGATCTTTCGCTGGCGCCCACGCCGGCCGAGGGGGACAGCGTGGGCCAGATCCTGGAGGCCATGGGGCTGGCCCGGCCCGGGGCGCCGGGCT from the Thermodesulfobacteriota bacterium genome contains:
- a CDS encoding PFL family protein, which codes for MKFTSEEILETVGMIADDNLDIRTVTLGVSLWDCSDPDSRACGRKIREKILRRAERLAPVAREIESTYGIPIVNTRVSLTPLALVVPSAEKEAFLEAARQVDAAAAEVGVNFVGGFTALVPKGATAVDRALLAAIPQALSTTERLCASVVVASTRAGINLDACRKLGEILKETAARTADRDGIGCAKLVVFANAVEDNPFMAGAFYGPGEPESAILVGVSGPGAVRRALEALPGDADLGQVAEAIKKTAFKITRMGELVGRQMARRLGVEFGILDLSLAPTPAEGDSVGQILEAMGLARPGAPGSTAALMLLNDAVKKGGAFASSSVGGLSGAFIPVSEDASMIRAAAEGALTLEKLEALTSVCSVGLDMVAVPGDTPPETLAAILADEMAIGVANAKTTAVRIIPAPGKRAGDRVHFGGLLGEAPVMPVNPTPCAAFIRRGGRIPAPLQGLRN